From Echinicola jeungdonensis, the proteins below share one genomic window:
- the recF gene encoding DNA replication/repair protein RecF (All proteins in this family for which functions are known are DNA-binding proteins that assist the filamentation of RecA onto DNA for the initiation of recombination or recombinational repair.): MHLKNLRLIHFKNYAQAELTFSPEINCFLGNNGSGKTNLLDAIHYLCLTKSAFNPVDLQNIQHQKDFFTLIGNFELKGKELEIKCILEAKKKKQIFNSGKAYEKMSEHVGLLPVVLIAPDDTALIKGGSEERRKFFDSLLSQLDRNYLAHLVRYQHFLKQRNALIKKFAERDRYDTSLLEPYDQEIVTLSKKIFTQRKNFAEQFKPILLHHYGEISGQREAIDIRYESQCNRDDFEKEFYQSLKKDLILKRTNMGIHKDDFVFEIDDFPLKKFGSQGQQKSFLIALKLAQFQVFKEKKETKPLLLLDDIFDKLDDFRISKLMELVAHHEFGQLFITDARPERTRKILQDIDADIAYYEIEKGEIQKKNN, encoded by the coding sequence ATGCACCTTAAAAACCTCCGCCTTATTCATTTTAAAAATTACGCTCAGGCAGAGTTAACTTTTTCACCGGAAATAAACTGCTTTTTAGGAAACAATGGAAGCGGGAAAACCAATTTGCTGGATGCCATACACTACCTATGTCTTACCAAAAGCGCTTTTAATCCAGTGGACTTACAAAATATCCAGCACCAAAAAGACTTTTTTACATTAATTGGAAATTTTGAGTTAAAGGGAAAAGAACTTGAAATTAAATGCATACTAGAGGCCAAAAAGAAGAAACAAATCTTCAACAGTGGCAAAGCTTATGAGAAAATGAGCGAACATGTAGGACTATTACCTGTAGTTTTGATTGCTCCTGATGATACCGCACTTATTAAGGGTGGCAGTGAGGAGAGGAGAAAATTCTTTGATAGCTTACTTTCCCAATTAGACCGAAATTACCTTGCTCATTTGGTTCGATACCAGCATTTTTTAAAACAAAGAAATGCCTTGATCAAAAAATTTGCCGAACGGGACCGATATGACACCTCGCTCCTGGAGCCTTATGATCAGGAAATTGTTACTTTGTCAAAAAAAATATTTACTCAAAGGAAAAACTTTGCAGAACAGTTCAAACCAATTTTACTTCATCATTATGGAGAAATATCAGGGCAAAGAGAAGCCATCGATATCCGCTACGAAAGCCAATGCAACAGGGATGACTTTGAAAAAGAATTTTATCAATCCCTAAAAAAGGACCTGATACTAAAAAGGACAAATATGGGAATCCACAAGGACGATTTTGTTTTTGAAATAGATGATTTTCCTTTAAAAAAATTTGGTTCTCAAGGTCAACAAAAGTCTTTCCTGATTGCCCTAAAACTAGCCCAATTTCAGGTTTTCAAAGAGAAAAAGGAAACCAAACCTCTCCTGTTACTGGATGATATTTTTGATAAACTGGATGATTTCCGAATCAGCAAACTGATGGAATTGGTAGCTCATCACGAATTTGGCCAATTGTTTATCACCGACGCCCGACCAGAACGGACCCGAAAAATCCTTCAGGATATTGATGCTGATATTGCTTATTATGAAATTGAAAAAGGGGAAATACAGAAAAAAAATAATTAA
- the mtgA gene encoding monofunctional biosynthetic peptidoglycan transglycosylase: MKILLRFIGKIILWFFILSIGFTILYRFVPVWITPLMVIRMVEQSMDEKREVRFKKDWVSIEDISRHMAQAVVAAEDQKFLDHFGFDTEAIQKAMENNQSGKRIRGGSTISNQTAKNVFLWPARNYLRKGLEAYFTLLIEVIWSKERIMEVYLNVIEMGDGIYGVEAAAQQFYHKPASQLSRGEAAMMAAILPNPLRWSPAKPTGYNYRRQAWILRNMNNLEPVGFGK; encoded by the coding sequence ATGAAGATTTTACTTAGATTTATAGGAAAAATTATCCTTTGGTTTTTTATTCTTTCCATTGGTTTTACAATCCTTTATAGGTTTGTTCCGGTATGGATTACGCCATTGATGGTTATTCGGATGGTGGAGCAGAGCATGGATGAAAAGCGGGAGGTCCGGTTTAAGAAAGATTGGGTCTCCATTGAGGACATATCAAGACATATGGCACAAGCTGTAGTTGCAGCAGAGGATCAAAAATTTTTGGACCATTTTGGATTTGATACCGAGGCCATTCAAAAAGCCATGGAAAATAACCAGTCCGGTAAAAGGATAAGGGGAGGTAGCACTATCTCGAACCAAACAGCCAAAAATGTTTTCTTATGGCCAGCAAGGAATTACCTAAGGAAAGGTTTGGAAGCTTATTTCACCCTATTGATTGAGGTGATTTGGTCCAAAGAAAGGATCATGGAAGTTTACCTGAATGTTATTGAAATGGGGGATGGTATCTATGGGGTGGAGGCTGCAGCTCAGCAATTTTACCATAAACCTGCCTCCCAACTGTCCCGTGGGGAAGCAGCAATGATGGCAGCAATCTTACCGAATCCCTTGCGATGGTCCCCTGCTAAACCTACCGGATATAACTACCGAAGACAAGCCTGGATTCTTCGAAATATGAATAATTTGGAACCTGTGGGGTTTGGAAAGTGA
- the hflX gene encoding GTPase HflX — MSKYTRKLKKMIETAPQEETAVLVALIRQNQSEHEVEEHLDELAFLTETLGAREVHRFTQRLEKPDVRNFVGTGKLEEIQAYIKHFEVDMVIFDDDLSPSQMRNLENELKVQVYDRSLLILDIFLNRAKTAQAKTQVELARYQYLLPRLTRMWTHLERQRGGTSTRGGAGEKEIETDKRIIRNQITALKEKLRKIERQGETQRKGRKGIVRVALVGYTNVGKSTLMNLVTKTDVLAENKLFATVDSTVRKVVLENIPFLFSDTVGFIRKLPTHLIESFKSTLMEIQESDLLVHVVDISHPSFEDHIAVVNQTLNELGAGDKPILLVFNKIDLVPKMPSEEELMNMSELEVEEANYLDFDKLKKVYTKKTGIEPVFMAAEDGTNIDDFRKALVEEVKKQHFKIYPHYLASQTYDLSQFDDEDEA, encoded by the coding sequence ATGAGTAAATATACAAGAAAATTAAAAAAAATGATAGAAACAGCTCCTCAAGAGGAGACAGCTGTTTTAGTAGCTTTGATCCGGCAAAACCAATCCGAACATGAGGTGGAGGAGCACTTGGATGAACTTGCATTTCTCACCGAAACTCTTGGGGCCAGGGAGGTCCATAGGTTTACCCAACGTTTGGAAAAACCTGATGTGAGAAATTTTGTAGGGACTGGAAAACTGGAGGAAATCCAAGCTTATATAAAGCATTTTGAGGTGGATATGGTCATTTTTGATGATGATCTAAGCCCTTCCCAGATGAGGAATTTGGAAAACGAATTGAAGGTGCAGGTATATGACCGTTCCTTGTTGATTTTGGATATATTCCTAAACCGGGCAAAGACTGCCCAGGCTAAGACCCAGGTGGAACTTGCCAGGTATCAGTATTTATTGCCGCGATTGACTCGAATGTGGACACACTTGGAAAGGCAGCGTGGTGGGACTTCCACCCGGGGTGGTGCCGGTGAGAAAGAGATCGAAACGGATAAAAGGATCATCCGGAACCAGATCACTGCTCTCAAGGAAAAACTCAGAAAAATTGAAAGGCAGGGTGAAACACAACGAAAAGGCAGGAAAGGCATTGTTCGTGTGGCTTTGGTTGGTTATACCAATGTGGGTAAAAGTACCTTGATGAATTTGGTTACAAAAACCGATGTTTTGGCCGAGAACAAGCTTTTTGCAACAGTGGACTCCACGGTGAGGAAAGTGGTATTGGAAAATATACCCTTTTTGTTTTCAGATACAGTGGGATTTATTCGAAAATTGCCAACCCACCTTATCGAGTCCTTTAAATCCACCTTGATGGAGATTCAAGAATCGGACTTGCTGGTCCATGTTGTGGATATTTCACATCCCAGCTTTGAAGACCATATTGCTGTTGTCAATCAAACCCTGAATGAGTTAGGCGCAGGGGACAAACCTATATTGTTAGTATTTAACAAAATTGATTTGGTACCAAAAATGCCTTCTGAAGAGGAATTGATGAATATGAGTGAGCTGGAGGTAGAAGAGGCTAATTATTTAGATTTTGACAAATTGAAAAAGGTCTATACAAAAAAAACTGGGATTGAGCCTGTTTTTATGGCTGCAGAGGATGGAACCAATATTGATGATTTCAGAAAGGCTTTGGTGGAGGAAGTGAAAAAACAACATTTCAAAATTTATCCCCATTACCTGGCTTCTCAAACCTATGACCTTTCCCAGTTTGATGATGAGGATGAGGCGTAA
- the rfbC gene encoding dTDP-4-dehydrorhamnose 3,5-epimerase has translation MEIRNTPIQDVFEIYPKIFNDARGYFLETYREDLLAEKGINTQWVQDNQSFSVAGTVRGLHFQHAPYAQAKLVRVISGKVWDVCVDLRKDSPSFGQAYGVILDGVKHNMLFVPEGFAHGFAVLEDAVFTYKCSNFYNKASEGGIIWNDIDLNLDWDVSNPIISEKDAALPTLEEFKQQTGGGL, from the coding sequence ATGGAAATTAGAAATACACCCATTCAAGATGTTTTTGAAATTTACCCCAAAATATTTAATGATGCGAGGGGATATTTTTTGGAAACTTACCGGGAGGACCTTTTGGCGGAAAAGGGCATCAATACCCAATGGGTCCAGGACAATCAGTCCTTTTCTGTAGCCGGAACTGTCCGTGGGTTGCATTTTCAGCATGCACCATATGCGCAGGCAAAGCTTGTTCGTGTAATTAGCGGGAAAGTATGGGATGTATGCGTGGACCTAAGAAAAGATTCTCCTTCATTTGGCCAGGCCTATGGGGTAATTTTAGACGGGGTCAAGCACAATATGCTTTTTGTGCCCGAGGGGTTTGCCCATGGATTTGCAGTATTGGAAGATGCCGTTTTCACCTACAAATGCTCCAATTTTTATAATAAAGCCAGTGAAGGGGGGATCATTTGGAATGATATTGACTTGAACTTAGATTGGGATGTAAGTAATCCTATCATCTCAGAAAAGGATGCTGCATTACCTACATTAGAAGAATTTAAGCAACAAACTGGAGGAGGTCTTTAA
- a CDS encoding tyrosine-protein phosphatase has translation MGLLDLFKSNKKIESLDLSWLQVDMHSHLIPGIDDGAKTLEESINLVQRLRGYGLKKLITTPHIMTEFYKNTPETITRGLLKLQHELQKREIDIEIEAAAEYYLDEVFMEKVERGDQLLTFGDHYILLETGFINKPQMLLDTLFKLEMKGLKPILAHPERYLYLHQDNNLLESLIDRGVAFQINLLSLTGYYSKPVKSLAEKLVDRDAVKFMGTDCHNTHYLDALEKLPANKYYSKIQSLSLSNPEL, from the coding sequence ATGGGATTACTCGATCTGTTTAAATCCAATAAAAAAATAGAATCCTTGGATTTGTCCTGGTTGCAGGTGGATATGCATTCCCATCTTATCCCCGGCATAGATGATGGGGCCAAAACTCTGGAGGAATCCATTAATTTAGTCCAAAGGTTAAGGGGATATGGACTTAAGAAGCTGATTACCACCCCCCATATCATGACTGAATTTTATAAAAACACCCCAGAAACCATTACCAGAGGGCTTTTAAAGCTCCAACATGAACTTCAAAAAAGAGAAATTGATATCGAAATAGAGGCTGCGGCGGAATATTATTTGGACGAGGTTTTTATGGAAAAGGTGGAAAGGGGTGACCAGTTATTGACTTTTGGGGATCATTATATTTTGTTAGAAACGGGCTTTATCAACAAACCCCAAATGCTTTTGGATACTCTGTTTAAATTGGAAATGAAGGGGTTGAAGCCTATATTAGCCCATCCAGAAAGGTATCTTTACCTTCACCAGGACAACAATTTACTGGAATCTTTAATAGATAGAGGGGTGGCTTTCCAAATAAACTTGCTTTCTTTGACTGGATATTATTCCAAGCCCGTCAAATCCTTGGCAGAAAAATTAGTGGACAGGGATGCCGTCAAATTTATGGGAACGGATTGCCACAACACCCATTATCTGGATGCCCTGGAAAAACTTCCTGCCAATAAATACTATTCCAAAATCCAATCACTATCATTGTCTAACCCCGAACTATGA
- a CDS encoding NAD-dependent epimerase/dehydratase family protein — MKILITGITGLLGNHLAREFAKVGEIHGLKRPSSQLRLLGKFAEDIHWHEGDINDYQSLIKIFDGMDLIIHAAGLVSFDPKEEKKLLKVNCHGTANVVNAMLEGGPKKLIYISSVAALGRSPELRVIDENHKWAESDWNTPYAISKYLGSWKFGGESRKDFKPL, encoded by the coding sequence ATGAAAATATTAATTACGGGCATCACCGGGCTTCTCGGAAACCACCTGGCCAGGGAATTTGCAAAAGTAGGAGAAATTCATGGGCTAAAAAGGCCCAGTAGCCAACTCCGCTTATTGGGGAAGTTTGCTGAAGACATCCATTGGCATGAAGGGGATATCAATGATTATCAGTCCCTAATAAAGATATTTGATGGTATGGACCTGATCATCCATGCAGCCGGTTTGGTATCCTTTGATCCAAAAGAAGAAAAAAAACTCCTTAAGGTCAACTGCCATGGTACTGCCAATGTCGTCAATGCCATGCTGGAAGGGGGGCCAAAAAAACTTATTTACATTAGTTCTGTCGCCGCTTTGGGGAGAAGTCCTGAACTTCGTGTCATTGATGAAAACCATAAATGGGCGGAATCAGATTGGAATACCCCTTATGCTATTTCCAAGTACCTTGGGAGTTGGAAATTTGGCGGGGAGTCCAGGAAGGACTTCAAGCCATTGTAG
- a CDS encoding tetratricopeptide repeat protein produces the protein MTGDFDHNWDEEKELVKRFENSLKSNLDLFFDEEELEDIIRFYFDAQKFKKALKASKIAVEKFPFSIEIKLLLGQCLIFNDELEEGLDVLENLNNLSPNNEEVILALTNGLLLNGNVREAIQILEEFMPLAEDKAEVFYTLGNFYRAENNLEKAAFYYKEAVKQRINHEDALFQLAMITEEEGSFDEILQFYQEFIDQDPYSAGAWYNLGVVYNRLGKFEEAIHAYDYALIIDDSFASAYFNMGNALMNTKQYDKAIEAYQNTISCEGANAENCCYLAAAYEKTDQIDLAFKYFKKSAKIDTEYDDAWFGLGMCMLKKDKYFEAIHYFKKALKLSATNANYWVGLADAEYNLGNLHASSEAYEEAINLEPGLMETYINLSIIYFDQNRFEEAIDVIKEGIDELPEEAELYYRLVVYLLKTGKYKEAFSYLENALTLDFERHEILYELMPEIKHQKAIYKIIVQYKDGL, from the coding sequence ATGACCGGAGATTTTGACCACAACTGGGATGAAGAAAAAGAATTGGTAAAGCGATTTGAGAACTCCCTGAAATCCAATTTAGATCTCTTCTTTGATGAGGAAGAACTGGAAGACATCATCCGGTTTTATTTTGATGCGCAGAAATTTAAAAAAGCGTTGAAGGCCAGTAAAATTGCCGTGGAAAAATTTCCATTTTCCATAGAAATCAAACTATTGCTAGGCCAGTGCCTGATATTCAATGATGAGCTGGAAGAAGGGCTTGATGTTCTGGAAAACCTCAACAATCTTTCCCCCAATAATGAAGAAGTCATTCTTGCTTTGACAAATGGGCTATTGCTAAATGGCAATGTCCGGGAGGCCATCCAAATCCTGGAGGAATTTATGCCGCTTGCAGAAGACAAGGCAGAGGTTTTTTATACCCTTGGAAATTTTTACCGGGCGGAGAACAACTTGGAGAAAGCGGCCTTTTATTATAAGGAGGCTGTAAAACAACGGATCAATCATGAAGATGCCCTTTTCCAGTTGGCAATGATCACTGAGGAAGAAGGTTCTTTTGATGAAATCCTTCAGTTTTATCAGGAATTTATCGACCAGGATCCCTACAGTGCCGGGGCTTGGTATAACTTGGGAGTGGTATACAATAGATTGGGAAAATTTGAAGAAGCCATTCATGCTTATGATTATGCCCTGATTATTGATGATTCTTTTGCTTCAGCTTATTTCAATATGGGCAATGCCCTGATGAACACCAAGCAATATGACAAAGCCATAGAAGCTTACCAAAATACCATTAGCTGCGAAGGTGCCAATGCTGAAAATTGTTGTTACCTGGCTGCAGCCTATGAAAAGACAGACCAGATTGACCTGGCGTTCAAATATTTCAAAAAGTCCGCTAAAATAGATACTGAATATGACGATGCCTGGTTTGGGCTGGGTATGTGCATGCTTAAAAAGGATAAATACTTTGAAGCCATCCATTATTTCAAAAAAGCATTGAAGCTTTCTGCAACAAACGCCAATTACTGGGTGGGACTAGCGGATGCAGAATATAACCTTGGAAACCTTCACGCCAGTTCGGAAGCTTATGAAGAGGCCATTAATCTGGAACCAGGACTGATGGAAACCTATATAAACTTATCTATCATCTACTTTGACCAAAACAGGTTTGAAGAGGCCATAGATGTGATTAAAGAGGGAATTGACGAACTTCCTGAGGAGGCAGAGCTCTATTACAGGCTAGTGGTATATCTATTAAAAACAGGTAAATACAAAGAAGCCTTTTCATATTTAGAAAATGCATTAACTTTGGATTTTGAACGACACGAAATTTTATATGAACTGATGCCTGAAATCAAGCATCAGAAAGCCATATATAAAATCATCGTTCAATACAAGGACGGGCTATAA
- a CDS encoding phosphosulfolactate synthase, whose protein sequence is MNYVLKNVPERTEKPRSRGYTMAMDKGLSLREVQDFIDSCGDYVDIVKLGWATSYVTKNLNQKLQLYRDAGIPVYLGGTLFEAFIIRNQFDDYRRVLEKYDLAYAEVSDGSITLDHKKKCEYISILSQDVTVLSEVGSKDAEKIIPPYKWIEQMQQELDAGAWKVIGESREAGNVGLFRDSGEVRQGLVEEILTKIPEEKILWEAPQKAQQVWFIKLLGANVNLGNIAPNEVIPLETIRLGLRGDTFDHFLDLSNC, encoded by the coding sequence ATGAATTACGTGCTGAAGAACGTACCCGAACGGACCGAAAAACCACGATCCAGAGGATACACCATGGCCATGGACAAGGGCCTCAGCCTAAGAGAAGTCCAGGATTTTATAGATTCTTGTGGAGATTATGTAGATATCGTCAAACTGGGCTGGGCCACTTCATATGTCACTAAAAATTTAAACCAAAAACTGCAACTTTATAGGGATGCTGGTATTCCCGTTTATTTGGGAGGCACCCTTTTTGAAGCTTTTATCATCAGAAACCAATTTGATGATTACCGTAGGGTGTTGGAAAAATACGATCTGGCATATGCTGAGGTATCTGATGGTTCCATTACCTTGGACCACAAGAAAAAATGTGAATATATCAGCATACTATCCCAGGATGTGACCGTTCTATCCGAAGTGGGGTCCAAAGATGCAGAAAAAATCATCCCTCCCTACAAATGGATTGAACAAATGCAGCAGGAACTGGATGCCGGTGCATGGAAGGTGATAGGTGAATCCAGGGAGGCTGGAAATGTAGGTTTATTTAGGGACTCAGGCGAGGTAAGGCAAGGTCTGGTAGAAGAAATCCTTACAAAAATCCCTGAAGAAAAGATTTTATGGGAAGCTCCTCAAAAAGCACAGCAGGTATGGTTTATCAAACTTTTGGGTGCTAATGTCAATCTGGGTAACATTGCCCCAAATGAGGTGATCCCATTGGAAACCATAAGATTAGGATTGAGAGGAGATACTTTTGACCATTTTCTTGACCTTTCCAACTGTTAA
- a CDS encoding DUF368 domain-containing protein — MKQPKYYILNFLKGMGMGAADIVPGVSGGTIALITGIYETLLDSIKSFDLEALKLLGRFKIAEFWKHINGSFLLALFAGIFTSIFTLSKLITFLMDNHPIPLWSFFCGLIIISSLLILRDIKQWKAGVILAIPIGALLAFWVTSLQPVHSPEALYYTFVAGAIAICAMILPGISGSFLLLILGKYEAILNAVNQKDFLTLGLFAAGCAIGIMSFSRLISWFLKHHHAKTIALLSGFMLGSINKIWPWKKVISYRLTSSGDQKPFITENLWPHHYLTETGHESMFYIALLAFLFGIILVIGLERTAYYFKTK, encoded by the coding sequence ATGAAACAACCTAAATATTACATCCTTAATTTTCTAAAAGGAATGGGAATGGGTGCGGCCGATATAGTCCCGGGTGTTTCGGGGGGCACTATTGCCCTGATTACCGGCATTTATGAAACCCTTTTGGATTCCATCAAATCCTTTGATTTAGAAGCCCTGAAACTCCTTGGCAGATTTAAAATTGCGGAGTTTTGGAAGCATATCAACGGTTCGTTTTTATTGGCCTTATTCGCAGGGATATTTACAAGTATATTTACCCTGAGCAAATTGATCACTTTTTTGATGGATAATCATCCTATCCCCCTGTGGTCTTTTTTTTGCGGATTGATCATTATCAGTTCATTACTAATTCTCAGGGATATCAAACAATGGAAAGCAGGAGTAATCCTGGCCATTCCCATAGGGGCATTGCTGGCTTTTTGGGTGACCAGTCTGCAGCCTGTGCATTCCCCTGAGGCGCTGTATTACACTTTTGTTGCCGGTGCTATTGCCATTTGTGCTATGATATTACCAGGCATTTCCGGAAGTTTCCTGCTTTTAATCCTGGGTAAATATGAAGCCATATTAAATGCCGTAAACCAAAAAGACTTTTTAACTTTAGGTTTATTTGCTGCGGGTTGTGCCATTGGGATCATGTCCTTTTCAAGACTGATTTCCTGGTTTCTGAAACACCATCATGCCAAAACCATCGCCTTGTTGTCGGGCTTTATGCTTGGATCCATCAATAAAATATGGCCCTGGAAAAAGGTGATCAGCTATCGGTTGACCAGCAGCGGAGACCAGAAACCATTTATTACTGAAAATCTTTGGCCCCACCATTATCTGACTGAAACGGGGCATGAATCCATGTTTTATATTGCTCTATTGGCCTTCCTTTTTGGAATCATTCTGGTGATTGGCCTGGAGCGAACTGCATATTATTTTAAAACAAAATGA
- a CDS encoding shikimate dehydrogenase family protein codes for MRKFGLIGYPLKHSFSKKYFSGKFEKENIQDCQYDLFEIDQIDKFPALIDADNSLEGINVTIPYKEQVIPYLDELDPGCKAIGAVNCIHIKGDKLKGYNTDYIGFKASLEKWLDGSRPKALILGTGGASKAVKQALLDLNLPFQMVSRKSHKESGFITYDDLKTDPNILEEYPLIINTTPLGTFPNTEEMPDIPVDNINENHWVYDLVYNPEKTFLMKTLELKGAKVKNGLEMLELQAEAAWEIWNK; via the coding sequence ATGAGAAAATTCGGACTGATCGGCTATCCATTAAAACATTCCTTTTCCAAAAAATATTTCTCTGGGAAATTTGAAAAGGAAAACATTCAGGACTGCCAATATGATTTATTCGAAATCGACCAAATCGACAAATTTCCCGCGCTGATCGATGCTGATAATTCCTTGGAGGGGATAAATGTTACCATTCCCTATAAAGAACAAGTTATCCCCTATCTGGATGAGCTAGACCCTGGTTGTAAAGCTATTGGGGCGGTAAATTGCATCCATATAAAGGGAGACAAATTAAAAGGGTATAATACAGATTACATCGGTTTCAAAGCTTCCCTGGAAAAATGGCTGGATGGATCCCGCCCAAAAGCATTGATCCTTGGCACTGGAGGAGCCTCCAAAGCAGTAAAACAGGCCTTGTTAGACCTGAATTTGCCATTCCAAATGGTATCCAGAAAATCCCACAAGGAATCTGGCTTCATTACCTATGATGATCTCAAAACAGATCCAAATATTCTCGAAGAATATCCCTTAATTATCAATACCACTCCATTGGGAACTTTCCCCAATACCGAGGAAATGCCAGACATTCCTGTTGACAATATTAATGAGAACCATTGGGTTTACGATCTGGTATATAATCCTGAAAAAACATTTTTGATGAAGACCTTGGAATTAAAAGGTGCAAAAGTCAAAAATGGTCTGGAAATGCTGGAATTACAAGCAGAGGCAGCCTGGGAGATATGGAATAAGTAA
- a CDS encoding PhoH family protein, whose protein sequence is MPRAKATKNDCKIFVLDTSVILYAHNSIMNFAEHDVVIPITVLEELDQFKKGNDSKNFEAREFIRLLDNLAKDKMIHNWTPLNGKTKGNFKVMMNGDHPQEKATIKNAIEIFGEEKNDHKILNAALSLKHSEKGRKVILVSKDINLRLKAKSLDIQAEDYETGKIKNISEIENTGKVVLEGIDPDVINQLYESQQVDAKAVLDPKKEKANTYYILKSDKNSVLAFYNAEDNVVERVDKKFAYHVKPRNAEQTFALNAITNPKIKLVSIQGVAGTGKTLLALAGALEQRRDFKQIFLARPIVPLSNKDIGYLPGDIKSKLNPYMEPLWDNLKFIQNQFKETDKEYQKITEMINTEKLVIQPLAYIRGRSLSNIFFIVDEAQNLTPHEIKTIISRAGENTKIVFTGDVHQIDTPYLDSQSNGLSYLIDRVKAHPLYAHIKLEKGERSELANLANELL, encoded by the coding sequence ATGCCTAGAGCCAAAGCTACCAAAAACGATTGTAAAATCTTCGTATTGGACACTTCTGTGATCCTGTACGCTCACAACTCCATCATGAATTTCGCAGAGCATGATGTGGTCATTCCCATTACCGTATTGGAAGAACTGGACCAATTCAAAAAGGGTAATGACTCCAAAAATTTTGAAGCAAGGGAATTTATCCGCCTGTTGGATAATTTGGCCAAGGACAAAATGATCCATAACTGGACCCCCTTAAATGGAAAAACCAAGGGGAATTTTAAAGTGATGATGAATGGGGATCACCCCCAAGAAAAGGCCACCATCAAAAATGCAATTGAGATTTTTGGGGAGGAAAAAAACGATCACAAAATCCTCAATGCAGCATTATCCCTCAAACATTCCGAAAAGGGCAGAAAGGTGATCCTGGTAAGTAAGGACATTAACCTAAGGCTAAAAGCCAAATCCCTTGATATCCAGGCTGAAGATTACGAAACTGGGAAAATCAAAAACATCTCCGAAATCGAAAATACCGGTAAGGTAGTCCTTGAAGGTATTGATCCAGATGTCATTAATCAACTTTATGAATCCCAGCAAGTGGATGCCAAAGCAGTGTTGGATCCAAAAAAAGAAAAGGCCAATACTTACTACATTCTGAAAAGTGATAAAAATTCGGTATTGGCATTTTACAATGCGGAAGACAATGTGGTGGAAAGGGTCGACAAAAAATTTGCCTACCATGTTAAACCCAGAAATGCGGAGCAAACCTTTGCCCTTAATGCCATCACCAATCCAAAGATAAAACTCGTCTCTATCCAAGGTGTAGCAGGTACTGGGAAAACATTATTAGCCCTTGCAGGGGCATTGGAACAAAGAAGGGACTTTAAACAAATATTTTTGGCCAGACCCATTGTCCCTTTGAGCAATAAAGACATTGGCTACCTCCCAGGGGATATCAAATCCAAACTCAATCCCTATATGGAGCCCCTATGGGACAATCTTAAATTCATCCAAAACCAATTCAAAGAAACGGATAAGGAATACCAAAAAATCACCGAAATGATCAACACGGAAAAATTGGTAATCCAACCTCTGGCCTATATCCGAGGAAGATCCCTATCCAATATCTTTTTTATCGTGGATGAAGCCCAAAACCTTACTCCCCATGAAATCAAGACCATCATCAGTAGGGCAGGCGAAAACACCAAAATCGTCTTTACAGGGGATGTACATCAAATAGACACTCCTTATTTGGACAGCCAAAGCAATGGCCTTTCCTACCTTATTGACCGGGTAAAAGCCCACCCACTCTATGCCCATATTAAACTTGAAAAAGGAGAACGTTCCGAATTGGCCAACCTGGCCAACGAACTTCTTTAA